Proteins from a genomic interval of Pectinophora gossypiella chromosome 28, ilPecGoss1.1, whole genome shotgun sequence:
- the LOC126379199 gene encoding nitrilase and fragile histidine triad fusion protein NitFhit isoform X2, translating into MSTRTSKIAVCQMTSVADKDTNMNIVSQLVRDAAKEKVQMIFFPEACDYISDNKDDIVRNADPIPDGKTITNYRELAVKHNVWLSMGGIHEKNESDPTKMFNTHVIIDNKGQIVQAYRKLHLFDVEIPEKKVRLKESDFSHAGGHIVSPVDSPIGKIGMAICYDLRFPELSTALSILSAEILTYPSAFTKATGEAHWHTLLKARAIENQCYVIAAAQVGQHNAKRQSYGHALCVDPWGEVLADCGDSAPCFKVAEISKDRLLDVRRNMPVFHHRRRDIYSLNLLSIRKSPLPLHKGEKVQTESRTQYSEYSGPTNVFGHVKVPESCVFYKTKYSYAFVNLRCVIPGHVLVAPLRVAERNQDLTVEEAADFFNAVRLVQKLMEQVHNAQSCTVTIQDGPDAGQTIKHLHCHIMPRKKGDFIENDLIYLELAKHDQFKSGHPSKPPRSREEMETEAKTLREEMEKLLTKQKSAQMK; encoded by the exons ATGAGTACGAGAACAAGTAAAATAGCCGTCTGCCAGATGACTTCGGTTGCTGATAAAGACACTAACATGAATATTGTCAGTCAGCTAGTGAGGGATGCTGCTAAGGAGAAGGTTCAG ATGATTTTCTTCCCGGAGGCCTGTGACTACATAAGTGACAATAAGGATGATATAGTCAGGAATGCAGATCCCATACCTGATGGGAAGACCATAACTAACTACAGAGAGTTGGCTGTCAAACACAATGTCTGGTTGTCTATGGGTGGAATACATGAAAAG AATGAAAGCGACCCCACAAAGATGTTCAACACCCACGTCATAATAGACAACAAAGGACAAATAGTACAAGCCTATAGGAAACTCCATCTCTTTGACGTTGAGATACCGGAGAAGAAAGTGAGATTGAAGGAGAGTGACTTCTCCCACGCCGGCGGCCATATTGTTTCTCCTGTTGACAGCCCTATTGGAAAGATCG GTATGGCAATCTGCTACGACCTGAGATTCCCAGAGCTGAGTACGGCTTTGAGCATACTTAGTGCCGAAATACTGACTTACCCATCAGCGTTCACGAAGGCTACCGGCGAAGCGCATTGGCACACGTTACTCAA GGCCAGAGCAATAGAAAATCAATGCTACGTGATAGCTGCGGCACAGGTTGGCCAACACAACGCCAAGAGGCAGTCCTACGGACACGCCCTCTGCGTCGACCCCTGGGGCGAAGTCCTAGCCGACTGCGGGGACTCCGCCCCCTGCTTCAAAGTCGCCGAGATATCCAAGGACAGGCTGCTTGATGTCAGGAGGAATATGCCAGTTTTCCACCATAGAAG aagagACATCTACTCTCTAAACCTTCTAAGTATAAGAAAGTCCCCCCTTCCACTGCACAAAGGAGAAAAAGTCCAAACGGAGAGTCGAACCCAGTACTCTGAATACAGCGGGCCGACCAACGTGTTCGGACATGTGAAAGTACCAGAGAGTTGTGTGTTTTACAAGACAAAGTACAGTTACGCTTTTGTTAATTTGAG GTGTGTAATACCTGGTCATGTGTTAGTGGCTCCTCTGAGGGTTGCTGAGAGGAACCAGGACCTCACGGTCGAGGAAGCTGCTGACTTCTTCAACGCAGTCAGATTGGTGCAAAAG CTGATGGAGCAAGTACACAACGCGCAATCGTGTACGGTGACCATACAGGATGGCCCAGACGCTGGACAAACTATTAAG CATCTACACTGCCACATTATGCCTCGCAAGAAAGGAGATTTTATCGAAAACGATCTCATCTATTTGGAGTTGGCAAAACATGATCA gttcaaatccggGCATCCTTCAAAGCCGCCAAGATCAAGGGAAGAAATGGAGACAGAAGCCAAAACGCTAAGAGAGGAAATGGAAAAGCTGTTGACCAAACAGAAATCTGcgcaaatgaaataa
- the LOC126379199 gene encoding nitrilase and fragile histidine triad fusion protein NitFhit isoform X1 gives MMRHLGLLQRLSRREFIRLTGQIVNMSTRTSKIAVCQMTSVADKDTNMNIVSQLVRDAAKEKVQMIFFPEACDYISDNKDDIVRNADPIPDGKTITNYRELAVKHNVWLSMGGIHEKNESDPTKMFNTHVIIDNKGQIVQAYRKLHLFDVEIPEKKVRLKESDFSHAGGHIVSPVDSPIGKIGMAICYDLRFPELSTALSILSAEILTYPSAFTKATGEAHWHTLLKARAIENQCYVIAAAQVGQHNAKRQSYGHALCVDPWGEVLADCGDSAPCFKVAEISKDRLLDVRRNMPVFHHRRRDIYSLNLLSIRKSPLPLHKGEKVQTESRTQYSEYSGPTNVFGHVKVPESCVFYKTKYSYAFVNLRCVIPGHVLVAPLRVAERNQDLTVEEAADFFNAVRLVQKLMEQVHNAQSCTVTIQDGPDAGQTIKHLHCHIMPRKKGDFIENDLIYLELAKHDQFKSGHPSKPPRSREEMETEAKTLREEMEKLLTKQKSAQMK, from the exons ATGATGCGT CATTTAGGTCTTCTCCAAAGACTGTCGCGCAGAGAGTTCATCCGTCTAACTGGACAGATCGTGAACATGAGTACGAGAACAAGTAAAATAGCCGTCTGCCAGATGACTTCGGTTGCTGATAAAGACACTAACATGAATATTGTCAGTCAGCTAGTGAGGGATGCTGCTAAGGAGAAGGTTCAG ATGATTTTCTTCCCGGAGGCCTGTGACTACATAAGTGACAATAAGGATGATATAGTCAGGAATGCAGATCCCATACCTGATGGGAAGACCATAACTAACTACAGAGAGTTGGCTGTCAAACACAATGTCTGGTTGTCTATGGGTGGAATACATGAAAAG AATGAAAGCGACCCCACAAAGATGTTCAACACCCACGTCATAATAGACAACAAAGGACAAATAGTACAAGCCTATAGGAAACTCCATCTCTTTGACGTTGAGATACCGGAGAAGAAAGTGAGATTGAAGGAGAGTGACTTCTCCCACGCCGGCGGCCATATTGTTTCTCCTGTTGACAGCCCTATTGGAAAGATCG GTATGGCAATCTGCTACGACCTGAGATTCCCAGAGCTGAGTACGGCTTTGAGCATACTTAGTGCCGAAATACTGACTTACCCATCAGCGTTCACGAAGGCTACCGGCGAAGCGCATTGGCACACGTTACTCAA GGCCAGAGCAATAGAAAATCAATGCTACGTGATAGCTGCGGCACAGGTTGGCCAACACAACGCCAAGAGGCAGTCCTACGGACACGCCCTCTGCGTCGACCCCTGGGGCGAAGTCCTAGCCGACTGCGGGGACTCCGCCCCCTGCTTCAAAGTCGCCGAGATATCCAAGGACAGGCTGCTTGATGTCAGGAGGAATATGCCAGTTTTCCACCATAGAAG aagagACATCTACTCTCTAAACCTTCTAAGTATAAGAAAGTCCCCCCTTCCACTGCACAAAGGAGAAAAAGTCCAAACGGAGAGTCGAACCCAGTACTCTGAATACAGCGGGCCGACCAACGTGTTCGGACATGTGAAAGTACCAGAGAGTTGTGTGTTTTACAAGACAAAGTACAGTTACGCTTTTGTTAATTTGAG GTGTGTAATACCTGGTCATGTGTTAGTGGCTCCTCTGAGGGTTGCTGAGAGGAACCAGGACCTCACGGTCGAGGAAGCTGCTGACTTCTTCAACGCAGTCAGATTGGTGCAAAAG CTGATGGAGCAAGTACACAACGCGCAATCGTGTACGGTGACCATACAGGATGGCCCAGACGCTGGACAAACTATTAAG CATCTACACTGCCACATTATGCCTCGCAAGAAAGGAGATTTTATCGAAAACGATCTCATCTATTTGGAGTTGGCAAAACATGATCA gttcaaatccggGCATCCTTCAAAGCCGCCAAGATCAAGGGAAGAAATGGAGACAGAAGCCAAAACGCTAAGAGAGGAAATGGAAAAGCTGTTGACCAAACAGAAATCTGcgcaaatgaaataa